The proteins below are encoded in one region of Dasypus novemcinctus isolate mDasNov1 chromosome 13, mDasNov1.1.hap2, whole genome shotgun sequence:
- the ADAM15 gene encoding disintegrin and metalloproteinase domain-containing protein 15 isoform X14 has protein sequence MRLALLWALGLLGAGSPLPSRLPNKGGTEEQQVRPERALGRPWEPQVLQDNLTVSLAEVLQTSLPEALRIKLELDGESHILELLQNRELIPGRPTLVWYQPDGTRVVSEGHTLENCCYQGRVQGHTDSWVSVCTCSGLRGLVVLSPERSYALELEPGDPQGPPIISRIQDLLLPGYTCALRRRASLPTRALPEVPVGQRHIRRRRRDVVTETKTVELVIVADHSEVQRYPDSQRLLNRTLEVAVLLDTLFRPLNVRVALVGLETWTQHDQVEISPDPGITLDNFLRWRRAELLPRLPHDSAQLVTATSFSGPVVGMAIQNSICSPDFSGGVNMDHTTSILGVASSIAHELGHSLGLDHDPPGSRCPCPGPAPVKSCIMEASTDFLPGLNFSNCSRQALEKALLDGMGSCLFERLPGLSPKATFCGNMFVEPGEQCDCGFPDDCSDPCCDSSTCQLRPGAQCASDGLCCQNCQLRPAGWQCRPTRGDCDLPEFCPGDSALCPPDVSLGDGEPCAGGQAVCMQGRCASYTQQCQALWGPGAQPIAPLCLHTANTRGNAFGSCGRSPSGSYVPCTPRDAICGQLQCQGGRAQPLLGLAQDRLWEMLEANGTRLNCSWVHLDLGNDVAQPLLALPGTACGPGLVCIDHRCQPVGLLGAQECRSQCHGHGVCDSNRHCHCEEGWAPPDCTTQMRATSSLNTGLLLSLLLLLVLVLLGASYWHRARLRQRLCQLKGPSCQNRAAHSGPPERPGPPQRALLLPVTKAEERSPAWRGGGSVT, from the exons ATGCGGCTGGCGCTGCTCTGGGCCCTGGGGCTCCTGGGCGCCGGCAGCCCTCTGCCCTCCCGGCTCCCTAATAAAG GTGGCACCGAGGAGCAGCAGGTGAGGCCGGAAAGGGCCCTGGGTAGGCCCTGGGAGCCCCAGGTCCTTCAGGACAACCTGACAGTCAGCCTAGCAGAGGTGCTTCAG ACCAGTCTGCCCGAGGCCCTGCGGATCAAACTGGAGCTGGATGGTGAGAGTCATATACTGGAACTGCTACAGAATAG gGAGCTCATCCCTGGCCGCCCAACCTTGGTGTGGTACCAGCCCGATGGCACCCGGGTGGTCAGTGAGGGACACACTCTG GAAAACTGCTGCTACCAGGGAAGAGTGCAGGGCCACACAGACTCCTGGGTCTCTGTCTGTACCTGCTCTGGGCTCAG GGGCCTGGTGGTCCTGTCCCCGGAGAGAAGCTATGCCTtagagctggagcctggggaccCTCAGGGTCCTCCCATCATCTCCCGGATCCAAGACCTCCTCCTGCCAGGCTACACCTGTGCCCTGAGGAGGCGTGCATCCCTGCCCACTCGGGCTCTGCCAGAGGTCCCCGTGGGACAGCGCCACATTCGCCGA CGGAGGCGGGACGTGGTCACCGAGACCAAGACGGTTGAGCTGGTGATTGTGGCTGACCATTCGGAG GTGCAGAGGTACCCGGACTCCCAGCGCCTGCTGAACCGCACGCTGGAAGTGGCCGTCCTTCTGGACACG TTGTTCCGGCCCCTGAATGTACGTGTGGCACTAGTGGGCCTGGAGACCTGGACGCAGCACGACCAGGTGGAGATAAGTCCGGACCCAGGCATCACGCTAGACAACTTCCTCCGCTGGCGCCGAGCAGAGCTGCTGCCTCGGTTACCCCATGACAGTGCCCAGCTGGTGAC TGCTACTTCATTCTCTGGGCCAGTGGTGGGCATGGCCATTCAGAACTCCATCTGCTCTCCAGACTTCTCAGGAGGTGTGAACATG GACCACACCACGAGCATTCTGGGAGTTGCCTCCTCGATAGCCCATGAGTTGGGCCACAGCCTTGGCCTGGACCACGACCCACCTGGGAGCAGGTGTCCTTGTCCGGGCCCAGCTCCAGTCAAGAGCTGCATCATGGAGGCCTCCACAGA CTTCCTGCCAGGCCTGAACTTCAGCAACTGCAGCCGCCAGGCCCTGGAGAAAGCCCTCCTGGATGGGATGGGCAGCTGTCTCTTTGAACGGCTGCCCGGCCTGTCCCCCAAGGCCACTTTCTGCGGAAATATGTTTGTGGAGCCGGGCGAGCAGTGTGACTGTGGCTTCCCGGAT GACTGCAGTGATCCCTGCTGTGACTCTTCCACCTGCCAGCTGAGGCCGGGGGCTCAGTGTGCATCCGACGGACTCTGTTGCCAAAATTGCCAG CTGCGCCCAGCTGGCTGGCAGTGCCGCCCTACCAGAGGCGACTGTGACTTGCCCGAGTTCTGCCCAGGAGACAGTGCCCTGTGCCCCCCTGACGTCAGCCTGGGGGACGGTGAGCCCTGTGCTGGAGGACAGGCCGTGTGCATGCAGGGCCGTTGTGCCTCTTATACTCAGCAGTGCCAGGCACTCTGGGGACCCGGGGCCCAGCCCATTGCACCCCTTTGCCTCCATACTGCCAACACTCGGGGGAACGCCTTTGGGAGCTGTGGGCGTAGCCCCAGTGGCAGCTATGTGCCCTGCACCCCTAG AGATGCCATTTGCGGGCAGCTCCAGTGCCAAGGCGGAAGGGCCCAGCCTCTGCTGGGCTTAGCCCAGGATCGGCTCTGGGAGATGCTGGAAGCCAACGGGACCCGGCTGAATTGCAGCTGGGTGCACCTGGACCTGGGCAACGACGTGGCCCAGCCCCTCCTGGCTCTGCCTGGCACAGCCTGTGGTCCTGGCCTG GTGTGCATTGACCATCGATGCCAGCCTGTGGGTCTCTTGGGTGCACAAGAATGTCGAAGCCAGTGCCATGGGCATGGA GTCTGTGACAGCAATAGGCACTGCCACTGTGAGGAGGGCTGGGCACCCCCTGACTGTACCACCCAGATGAGAG CCACCAGCTCCCTGAACACAGGGCTGCTCCTCAGCCTCCTGCTCTTGCTGGTCCTGGTGCTGCTTGGTGCCAGCTATTGGCACCGCGCCCGCCTGCGCCAGCGGCTCTGCCAGCTCAAGGGGCCCAGCTGCCAGAACAG AGCAGCCCATTCTGGTCCCCCTGAGCGCCCAGGACCCCCCCAGAGGGCCCTGCTGCTGCCAGTCACCAAG GCAGAGGAGCGGAGTCCAGCCTGGCGCGGGGGAGGGTCAGTCACCTAG
- the ADAM15 gene encoding disintegrin and metalloproteinase domain-containing protein 15 isoform X13 → MRLALLWALGLLGAGSPLPSRLPNKGGTEEQQVRPERALGRPWEPQVLQDNLTVSLAEVLQTSLPEALRIKLELDGESHILELLQNRELIPGRPTLVWYQPDGTRVVSEGHTLENCCYQGRVQGHTDSWVSVCTCSGLRGLVVLSPERSYALELEPGDPQGPPIISRIQDLLLPGYTCALRRRASLPTRALPEVPVGQRHIRRRRRDVVTETKTVELVIVADHSEVQRYPDSQRLLNRTLEVAVLLDTLFRPLNVRVALVGLETWTQHDQVEISPDPGITLDNFLRWRRAELLPRLPHDSAQLVTATSFSGPVVGMAIQNSICSPDFSGGVNMDHTTSILGVASSIAHELGHSLGLDHDPPGSRCPCPGPAPVKSCIMEASTDFLPGLNFSNCSRQALEKALLDGMGSCLFERLPGLSPKATFCGNMFVEPGEQCDCGFPDDCSDPCCDSSTCQLRPGAQCASDGLCCQNCQLRPAGWQCRPTRGDCDLPEFCPGDSALCPPDVSLGDGEPCAGGQAVCMQGRCASYTQQCQALWGPGAQPIAPLCLHTANTRGNAFGSCGRSPSGSYVPCTPRDAICGQLQCQGGRAQPLLGLAQDRLWEMLEANGTRLNCSWVHLDLGNDVAQPLLALPGTACGPGLVCIDHRCQPVGLLGAQECRSQCHGHGVCDSNRHCHCEEGWAPPDCTTQMRATSSLNTGLLLSLLLLLVLVLLGASYWHRARLRQRLCQLKGPSCQNRAAHSGPPERPGPPQRALLLPVTKQTSALGFPAPPSRPLPPDPVPKRLQ, encoded by the exons ATGCGGCTGGCGCTGCTCTGGGCCCTGGGGCTCCTGGGCGCCGGCAGCCCTCTGCCCTCCCGGCTCCCTAATAAAG GTGGCACCGAGGAGCAGCAGGTGAGGCCGGAAAGGGCCCTGGGTAGGCCCTGGGAGCCCCAGGTCCTTCAGGACAACCTGACAGTCAGCCTAGCAGAGGTGCTTCAG ACCAGTCTGCCCGAGGCCCTGCGGATCAAACTGGAGCTGGATGGTGAGAGTCATATACTGGAACTGCTACAGAATAG gGAGCTCATCCCTGGCCGCCCAACCTTGGTGTGGTACCAGCCCGATGGCACCCGGGTGGTCAGTGAGGGACACACTCTG GAAAACTGCTGCTACCAGGGAAGAGTGCAGGGCCACACAGACTCCTGGGTCTCTGTCTGTACCTGCTCTGGGCTCAG GGGCCTGGTGGTCCTGTCCCCGGAGAGAAGCTATGCCTtagagctggagcctggggaccCTCAGGGTCCTCCCATCATCTCCCGGATCCAAGACCTCCTCCTGCCAGGCTACACCTGTGCCCTGAGGAGGCGTGCATCCCTGCCCACTCGGGCTCTGCCAGAGGTCCCCGTGGGACAGCGCCACATTCGCCGA CGGAGGCGGGACGTGGTCACCGAGACCAAGACGGTTGAGCTGGTGATTGTGGCTGACCATTCGGAG GTGCAGAGGTACCCGGACTCCCAGCGCCTGCTGAACCGCACGCTGGAAGTGGCCGTCCTTCTGGACACG TTGTTCCGGCCCCTGAATGTACGTGTGGCACTAGTGGGCCTGGAGACCTGGACGCAGCACGACCAGGTGGAGATAAGTCCGGACCCAGGCATCACGCTAGACAACTTCCTCCGCTGGCGCCGAGCAGAGCTGCTGCCTCGGTTACCCCATGACAGTGCCCAGCTGGTGAC TGCTACTTCATTCTCTGGGCCAGTGGTGGGCATGGCCATTCAGAACTCCATCTGCTCTCCAGACTTCTCAGGAGGTGTGAACATG GACCACACCACGAGCATTCTGGGAGTTGCCTCCTCGATAGCCCATGAGTTGGGCCACAGCCTTGGCCTGGACCACGACCCACCTGGGAGCAGGTGTCCTTGTCCGGGCCCAGCTCCAGTCAAGAGCTGCATCATGGAGGCCTCCACAGA CTTCCTGCCAGGCCTGAACTTCAGCAACTGCAGCCGCCAGGCCCTGGAGAAAGCCCTCCTGGATGGGATGGGCAGCTGTCTCTTTGAACGGCTGCCCGGCCTGTCCCCCAAGGCCACTTTCTGCGGAAATATGTTTGTGGAGCCGGGCGAGCAGTGTGACTGTGGCTTCCCGGAT GACTGCAGTGATCCCTGCTGTGACTCTTCCACCTGCCAGCTGAGGCCGGGGGCTCAGTGTGCATCCGACGGACTCTGTTGCCAAAATTGCCAG CTGCGCCCAGCTGGCTGGCAGTGCCGCCCTACCAGAGGCGACTGTGACTTGCCCGAGTTCTGCCCAGGAGACAGTGCCCTGTGCCCCCCTGACGTCAGCCTGGGGGACGGTGAGCCCTGTGCTGGAGGACAGGCCGTGTGCATGCAGGGCCGTTGTGCCTCTTATACTCAGCAGTGCCAGGCACTCTGGGGACCCGGGGCCCAGCCCATTGCACCCCTTTGCCTCCATACTGCCAACACTCGGGGGAACGCCTTTGGGAGCTGTGGGCGTAGCCCCAGTGGCAGCTATGTGCCCTGCACCCCTAG AGATGCCATTTGCGGGCAGCTCCAGTGCCAAGGCGGAAGGGCCCAGCCTCTGCTGGGCTTAGCCCAGGATCGGCTCTGGGAGATGCTGGAAGCCAACGGGACCCGGCTGAATTGCAGCTGGGTGCACCTGGACCTGGGCAACGACGTGGCCCAGCCCCTCCTGGCTCTGCCTGGCACAGCCTGTGGTCCTGGCCTG GTGTGCATTGACCATCGATGCCAGCCTGTGGGTCTCTTGGGTGCACAAGAATGTCGAAGCCAGTGCCATGGGCATGGA GTCTGTGACAGCAATAGGCACTGCCACTGTGAGGAGGGCTGGGCACCCCCTGACTGTACCACCCAGATGAGAG CCACCAGCTCCCTGAACACAGGGCTGCTCCTCAGCCTCCTGCTCTTGCTGGTCCTGGTGCTGCTTGGTGCCAGCTATTGGCACCGCGCCCGCCTGCGCCAGCGGCTCTGCCAGCTCAAGGGGCCCAGCTGCCAGAACAG AGCAGCCCATTCTGGTCCCCCTGAGCGCCCAGGACCCCCCCAGAGGGCCCTGCTGCTGCCAGTCACCAAG CAGACTAGTGCTCTCGGCTTCCCGGCCCCCCCTTCTAGGCCGCTGCCGCCTGACCCTGTGCCCAAGAGACTCCAG TGA
- the ADAM15 gene encoding disintegrin and metalloproteinase domain-containing protein 15 isoform X12, translating to MRLALLWALGLLGAGSPLPSRLPNKGGTEEQQVRPERALGRPWEPQVLQDNLTVSLAEVLQTSLPEALRIKLELDGESHILELLQNRELIPGRPTLVWYQPDGTRVVSEGHTLENCCYQGRVQGHTDSWVSVCTCSGLRGLVVLSPERSYALELEPGDPQGPPIISRIQDLLLPGYTCALRRRASLPTRALPEVPVGQRHIRRRRRDVVTETKTVELVIVADHSEVQRYPDSQRLLNRTLEVAVLLDTLFRPLNVRVALVGLETWTQHDQVEISPDPGITLDNFLRWRRAELLPRLPHDSAQLVTATSFSGPVVGMAIQNSICSPDFSGGVNMDHTTSILGVASSIAHELGHSLGLDHDPPGSRCPCPGPAPVKSCIMEASTDFLPGLNFSNCSRQALEKALLDGMGSCLFERLPGLSPKATFCGNMFVEPGEQCDCGFPDDCSDPCCDSSTCQLRPGAQCASDGLCCQNCQLRPAGWQCRPTRGDCDLPEFCPGDSALCPPDVSLGDGEPCAGGQAVCMQGRCASYTQQCQALWGPGAQPIAPLCLHTANTRGNAFGSCGRSPSGSYVPCTPRDAICGQLQCQGGRAQPLLGLAQDRLWEMLEANGTRLNCSWVHLDLGNDVAQPLLALPGTACGPGLVCIDHRCQPVGLLGAQECRSQCHGHGVCDSNRHCHCEEGWAPPDCTTQMRATSSLNTGLLLSLLLLLVLVLLGASYWHRARLRQRLCQLKGPSCQNRAAHSGPPERPGPPQRALLLPVTKDRRPSSDRADPAAGILPLVVPSRPAPPPPGVSSLYL from the exons ATGCGGCTGGCGCTGCTCTGGGCCCTGGGGCTCCTGGGCGCCGGCAGCCCTCTGCCCTCCCGGCTCCCTAATAAAG GTGGCACCGAGGAGCAGCAGGTGAGGCCGGAAAGGGCCCTGGGTAGGCCCTGGGAGCCCCAGGTCCTTCAGGACAACCTGACAGTCAGCCTAGCAGAGGTGCTTCAG ACCAGTCTGCCCGAGGCCCTGCGGATCAAACTGGAGCTGGATGGTGAGAGTCATATACTGGAACTGCTACAGAATAG gGAGCTCATCCCTGGCCGCCCAACCTTGGTGTGGTACCAGCCCGATGGCACCCGGGTGGTCAGTGAGGGACACACTCTG GAAAACTGCTGCTACCAGGGAAGAGTGCAGGGCCACACAGACTCCTGGGTCTCTGTCTGTACCTGCTCTGGGCTCAG GGGCCTGGTGGTCCTGTCCCCGGAGAGAAGCTATGCCTtagagctggagcctggggaccCTCAGGGTCCTCCCATCATCTCCCGGATCCAAGACCTCCTCCTGCCAGGCTACACCTGTGCCCTGAGGAGGCGTGCATCCCTGCCCACTCGGGCTCTGCCAGAGGTCCCCGTGGGACAGCGCCACATTCGCCGA CGGAGGCGGGACGTGGTCACCGAGACCAAGACGGTTGAGCTGGTGATTGTGGCTGACCATTCGGAG GTGCAGAGGTACCCGGACTCCCAGCGCCTGCTGAACCGCACGCTGGAAGTGGCCGTCCTTCTGGACACG TTGTTCCGGCCCCTGAATGTACGTGTGGCACTAGTGGGCCTGGAGACCTGGACGCAGCACGACCAGGTGGAGATAAGTCCGGACCCAGGCATCACGCTAGACAACTTCCTCCGCTGGCGCCGAGCAGAGCTGCTGCCTCGGTTACCCCATGACAGTGCCCAGCTGGTGAC TGCTACTTCATTCTCTGGGCCAGTGGTGGGCATGGCCATTCAGAACTCCATCTGCTCTCCAGACTTCTCAGGAGGTGTGAACATG GACCACACCACGAGCATTCTGGGAGTTGCCTCCTCGATAGCCCATGAGTTGGGCCACAGCCTTGGCCTGGACCACGACCCACCTGGGAGCAGGTGTCCTTGTCCGGGCCCAGCTCCAGTCAAGAGCTGCATCATGGAGGCCTCCACAGA CTTCCTGCCAGGCCTGAACTTCAGCAACTGCAGCCGCCAGGCCCTGGAGAAAGCCCTCCTGGATGGGATGGGCAGCTGTCTCTTTGAACGGCTGCCCGGCCTGTCCCCCAAGGCCACTTTCTGCGGAAATATGTTTGTGGAGCCGGGCGAGCAGTGTGACTGTGGCTTCCCGGAT GACTGCAGTGATCCCTGCTGTGACTCTTCCACCTGCCAGCTGAGGCCGGGGGCTCAGTGTGCATCCGACGGACTCTGTTGCCAAAATTGCCAG CTGCGCCCAGCTGGCTGGCAGTGCCGCCCTACCAGAGGCGACTGTGACTTGCCCGAGTTCTGCCCAGGAGACAGTGCCCTGTGCCCCCCTGACGTCAGCCTGGGGGACGGTGAGCCCTGTGCTGGAGGACAGGCCGTGTGCATGCAGGGCCGTTGTGCCTCTTATACTCAGCAGTGCCAGGCACTCTGGGGACCCGGGGCCCAGCCCATTGCACCCCTTTGCCTCCATACTGCCAACACTCGGGGGAACGCCTTTGGGAGCTGTGGGCGTAGCCCCAGTGGCAGCTATGTGCCCTGCACCCCTAG AGATGCCATTTGCGGGCAGCTCCAGTGCCAAGGCGGAAGGGCCCAGCCTCTGCTGGGCTTAGCCCAGGATCGGCTCTGGGAGATGCTGGAAGCCAACGGGACCCGGCTGAATTGCAGCTGGGTGCACCTGGACCTGGGCAACGACGTGGCCCAGCCCCTCCTGGCTCTGCCTGGCACAGCCTGTGGTCCTGGCCTG GTGTGCATTGACCATCGATGCCAGCCTGTGGGTCTCTTGGGTGCACAAGAATGTCGAAGCCAGTGCCATGGGCATGGA GTCTGTGACAGCAATAGGCACTGCCACTGTGAGGAGGGCTGGGCACCCCCTGACTGTACCACCCAGATGAGAG CCACCAGCTCCCTGAACACAGGGCTGCTCCTCAGCCTCCTGCTCTTGCTGGTCCTGGTGCTGCTTGGTGCCAGCTATTGGCACCGCGCCCGCCTGCGCCAGCGGCTCTGCCAGCTCAAGGGGCCCAGCTGCCAGAACAG AGCAGCCCATTCTGGTCCCCCTGAGCGCCCAGGACCCCCCCAGAGGGCCCTGCTGCTGCCAGTCACCAAG GACAGACGTCCATCGAGTGACCGTGCTGACCCAGCAGCTGGAATTCTGCCCCTGGTCGTACCCTCCAG GCCTGCGCCGCCGCCCCCAGGAGTGTCTTCGCTCTACCTCTGA